TAAGATTGCCATAAATAacatattgtataaaaaagcaTTGTATATATATTGTACTTCTTTATATGTAAGCTAAAGAAGTGGATGGGTTACacagaatttgaaaaaaaaaatgaataatgcTGAGCCACTGAATACGCAAtagaataatattaatataaatatcaaTATGTTCAAATATGGTTAATTGTGATCACATATGACACAAAGAAACAAGATTATTCACTGCAAAAATCAtccaaataagaaaaaaaaaatatgccaaaGAGAAATCATTTCTATAAATGACTTGTGTTTCAGCACCAAGGACAGAGAAGACCaggacaaacacaaaaatgcatgAAGGCTGAGATGTAAAacaagagcaaaagaaaaatgtgaatcgCTGAAAACAAGAGCAAGAAAAGTATTTGTTAATAAATTTCAAATAATATAGGTTCATACCTCTGGAAGAATCGTCAATATCTCCAAAAATAATGGCAAACTCTGTTGGACTTTTCTTCAGAGTCTGGTCAGCAGGCAGCGTGTTGTCATTGTAAGATGATACAAATTTAAAGTCACTGGTTCTGGATCCTGTTGTCATGTAGGCATCATAATTGGAAGTGCTACGCAAGGTGCCAGTGGGGTCAAAGTCTGCATAATTAGGAGGGAAATAAGGCCCAGGAACTGCAACTGCTCCATCAAAcaacagtctgggctttctcctaCGACAAAATCTCACAcccaggatgatgatgatgaaggtcagaAAGAAGGTGGATACAGAAACCAGCGCGATGATTAGATAAGAGGTCAATTTGGAGTTCTTCTCATCATAagaaatgtctttcagttctgGCACTTCAGCCAAGTTATCAGAAATAAGTAAATACATTGAACAGGTGGCAGACAGAGAGGGCTGTCCATTATCTTTCACTGAAACAATCAGGTTCTGTTTCATGCTGTCAGATTCTGAAATGTCTCGCTGTGTCCTGATTTCTCCACTGTGTAGATCAATACTGAAAAGTCCAGGATCTGTGGCTTTGACTATATGATATGAAAGCCAGGCGTTCTGTCCAGAGTCTGCGTCCACTGCTATCACTTTGGACACCAGAGACCCTCCATGTGCAGCTTTGGGGACCAACTCAGTCATGAAGGAGCTGCCCTCTGGTGCTGGATACAATATCTGAGGAGAGTTGTCATTCACATCAGATATGAACACACTGACAGTCACGTtgctgctgagaggaggagAACCATTGTCTCTGGCCATCACTTGGACTTTGAAACTCCTGAACTGTTCATAATCAAATGACCTCACAGCGTGGATCACTCCTGTGTCTCCATTAACAGATAGATAGGAGGACACCGAGGCACCGTTCACCTCACCAGGTAACAGAGAATAAATCACTGTACCGTTTTGTCTCCAGTCAGGATCTCTAGCAGAAACAGTACATAAAGAGGAGCCAGGTTTGTTATTTTCACTCACATATGCGCTGTAGGACTGTTCCTCAAACACAGGTGGGTTGTCATTGATGTCAGCTACAGATAACTGAATAGTTTTAGAGGAGGACAGAGGAGGAGAGCCTTCATCAGTGGCAGTGATTGTAATGTTGTAATCAGATACTAGTTCACGGTCCAGTTGTCCTGTGGTCACCAGAGAATAATAGTTTTTAATTGAAGGAACCAACTTAAAAGGGACATTTTGCTGAATGGAGCAGCGAACCTGTCGGTTATTCTCAGAGTCTCTGTCCTGTACATTAATTATGCCCACCTCTGTACCAGCTGGAGTGTCTTCTGGTATGGGATTGGTCAGTGATTTCAGACTAACTACAGGGGCGTTGTCATTCACATCAGTGATAGAAATGATAACTTTAGCATAGGATGAAAGTCCAAAACCATCTTTTGCTTTAATACGCATCTCATAAGATGTTGAAACTTCATGGTCAATGGCAGCACCTAAGCAAATTTCACCTTTTTTAGTAtcaatgttaaatatttgcattactTCATTTTTAACATGTCCAAAATCATAGGTCACATCTCCATTCACTCCCTCATCTGCATCAGTTGCGCTCACTGTTATCACTACAGTACCAATAGGAGAGTTTTCAGGCAGACTGGCTTTATAAACGGCCTGACTAAACACTGGGGCGTTATCATTAGCATCCAGTACAGTTACATGTATGACCACTGTACCTGATCTCTGAGGAGATCCGCCATCTAAAGCTGTAAGgagtaaattaatttctttctgtttttctcgaTCAAGTTCTTTATCTAAAACAAGCTCCACTGTGTTTCCATTCGCAGCCAGAATGAAATTTTCGTTCTTTTCAAGGCTATACTGCTGAACTGAATTTTGTCCTACATCCGCATCGCTCGCCTCCTCGATCACAAAGCGAGCTCCTCTGTCTGCCGATTCATGAATTTCTGACGTTATTAAGTCATCCTTAAACTGTGGCGAGTTATCATTTATATCTTGAACATTAAGGCTGATCCGATGCAGCTCTAGAGGATTTTCCAAAACGAGCTCTTGCTTTAAAATGCACGAAGCCTTTTCGCCACAAAGCTCCTCTCGGTCAATCCTCTCCGCGACAATCAGCTCGCCGCTCTTCAGGTTTATGTCACAGTAACGTTTATCACTTTCTTCGGTGTCAATGCGGGCTCTTCTGGTGGACAGCGCTCCTGTCTGCAGCCCGAGATCCTTGGCGATATTTCCAATAACTGATCCTCGTTTCATCTCCTCCGGGAAAGAATAACTCATGTCTCCATGCGCGACGTTCAGCAGAAAAAATGCGTAGCAGCTCCacgacaaaaaaacatttttgtggaaATCCATTGTCAAATATCAGGTGTAAGTCGGGCAAGTTTTCAGCTCAATCACTTTCTCATGAagatataaaactaaaatctacACCACAGCTTAGCCCCACTTCACTGTCATTGTTAACAGCTCAAAAGCGCATTGACTACGAGTCGACAAAAGAGAGAGGAGTTAGCATTTAAGACTGGTATGTAGCGACATCTTGAGTTCATACAGAAAAGGTAACCgaaatattttcaattaatcTTCAGCATCTACACGTCCAAACCTTCCACAATTTtcatcttaattttttaaagttgccttacagaaaatgtttcccaCTTCCAGTCACACTCCACCATAGCAGATCAAATCAGATCTTTCTCCCTGTCAACTGCTCTAACTCCTGAGAAAATTACATTTGAGGTGAAGGAAAACTGTTGGACACACAAGGAGACAGATGGCCACCATATATCAAGACACTACATTGCAGCACCAAATGGCATCTACAATCACCTTATCCATCATATAGTACTTCACAAGATTGATCTGCTAACAATCTTTCTTCAGCAGCGGAGATGACAGCAGGCCTGATTCACACCAGTTATTACAACATATATTTGTCAGCTGGGTTGATAATATCTGTGGATGGAAAACTAAATCATGAACTTTAAGCTTGAATTAATACTTTCTGTTTGACACAGGAAAATGGAACTCAGtagattgttatttttatctataAGCAAACTgtctgaattttgtgttttgtggaaAGAAGAAGTATGGACCAGATACCTGCAGAGGGTTTTTTCCTCTCAGAATAGATTACTGATGGGTAAAGTGGAAGAGAGAACTGCTGTCTATAAGAACTTTGCCTGTACTCTTAGATTTTGGTCTCAGCTGTTATGAGAGACTTCAAAACGCTGTTTCGGCCTTTTGAATATTAAAtgacaaaatgcattttgttgttCTTGATTTGTTCTTAATTACAACAGTGTCTAATCTcaaatataattaattaatctCCATAACATCTCTATGACAATTTGTCATTTTCAGTCTTCTTATAGATCCACAAATGCCAGAGTAACGTGGCATCATCCAAGTAAAAAGCAGCTCAGTCCGTAAGTACAATTTTTCCACAGCAGCTCAATCATTTTATGAAATTCCCATCAAAGTTTATGtaaatttctaactttttccacaagatACTAAAAATCTCAAAGCACTGCTGTGAATTTATAAATGATTTGACTCAGTTTTGTACAAAGACAAGatttcatttacaaattacTGCAGGTCTTAGTACTTCATCATGAATAAAACTAGCTTACCACATCCATCAAAAAGGCATGAGTAAAGAAAGATCTGTTCTGTAGACACAAAAGCTCTGtcaaagtaatgtttttttattagctctGTTAAAGCATTATGTCTTCATTTTTGTTATAATCTGTgactaacatttaattttagagCTCACAAACCGAAATACAGGAAACCCAGTTTTTAAAATCCTGCTATTCAATGAAAAAGTATGTTAGCAATTACTAAATACAACACTTAACACATTCACAAATTATTGAAAGACATATTCATTACTCCCAATGTGACTTCTTGTTCAGgctaattattttaaatgaaatgtatatCTTTGAAACATGGCTGTACTTTACAGTTGAAAGAACGTGAAAAGCAACAGGTAACCATTTTAGAATGTAGttagaatatagaatataattAGCTTAGAATATAATGCATTTCTGTGAAGGCATAATATCAGATCAAAACAACTATACtatcaaaaaaagaagaaaagaatctGATGTGACCACTGAAAGACACATAAAATATAGAATATGACTCAGTCAGACTCTGACACAACAATACGAAAAATCACTGCTAGAGGAAAAGGCCTCAAAGAATGCTCTGAAAGTAAGAGTGAGAGAAAGCCTAATCTAAACTAAAAGGAACCAgcactttatttttaagttcCTATGATAGCATTGAATGTAGGCATGAGCTTTTGAACTCTAAGTGAAACTTACatataaagtgaaaacaaaaataagagagAATATGTTAGtttcacttgaaaaaaaaagacatgtgaGCCTGTTTGATCTGCTCTGATggaatacacaaaacaaaaagtgtatCTGACGAATTAACGCAATCCTTTTCTCACAGATGCAGCGTCTTCTAACTTGTTATCCACACAAGAAGGAAAGACAAAGTCCTAGAAGAAGACTGACATCAATGTTAACTTTAAGCTGCGCTTTTGCGCAATCGCGCACTGCTCGCACATTCTCAGCGCACAATAAAATCTATGCAgcgcataaaataaaatccaacgtAAACTATACATTGAGCTCAGACATCAGTTTTAACTATGGACCAATAACGTATAACGATATAACTCGGTGAGTCTCAGGTGTCCAGCCAATGATACGATACGGCTCACTTACGCTACGTAGCCAATCATTGCATGCTATTGTGTGTACGTGCCTTGCGCTGTGGCACCGTGCAGATTTGCTAGGTAGGAAAAGTACGGAGGAGTTAAGAGACGCTAAAGCTACCACCCTATCATGGCTAAGCGAACAGTGGGCAGTGGGACATCCACTCATCAAgccaaagcaaaacagaaatgcGCTTCTTTTAAGATGGAATGGCTGTCGGAGCTTGtgcaaaaagaagaacaagTGGTGCAACTGGGtgatatttcttctttttcgaGTGAGAAAGGTTTACTCTGCAAAACATGCAGCGAGGCCAAAGTAGCAAGCGAGTTTTCAGAGGGAAAAATGGACTGAATGGAAGTTGGACTACCTCGAGCGAACAACCACTGGAGAAGTGAGAAAGACAGACGTGAAAAAACTgtgtaatgaaatattttaagacaAAGAGTTACAAGAATTTATACACTATCACAAGCTAGAGCACACATTTCATTGTGCAGaatgtgaatgttttaatgtgaacaaaaagTTATGTCTGAAAGGTGAAATTGTCTCATTTCTCACCATGGCCAAAGCAGGACTCTTATATATAACATAATATGCATCTCATGAacagcaatgtttttgtttttttcattttaagtggGGCAAATCACTTATATTAAAAGCAAACTAATGGAAGTTGCTGCTGTAATCTGATTCTTTTAATAAGCCATGTAACTTTCTATGATCCCAGATTTATAACAGGTGTAATACTGGTGTGTGGCCATAGTGCGCACAGCTGATGTTGCTCACAGTGGTCCTCAGTTTACTCAGGGAGCCTGTGTGTATGCCCAGACACATGAAAAATTAGAGGAAACATTGACTGACATAGATCTTTGAGTCActtgaattaattttatatttttagcgTCACTCAGTTGTGGACTGAgtgatttgcaaaaaaaattatgaattataAAGATAATGGTGATAATATTATTAAGAAGCTTTATATTGATTTTAGgcttaaagtattttaaaattcagtCACAAGCTCAATCATAAATATGAATGGGCACAATCCGCATTTCGAATGACTGAGAAAAGAAGGCTGATCATAAAATACCTTCACAAACAtaacagaattaaaataatatctataaatgacaaaaagagttttatggaataaaataaactaatggAATACAGAGGAAATAAGaacaattttatttcttctgtgaAATACTTCAGCAGAGGTGTTTCATTCATTTGTACATGTGGGGAAgaataattatttctaaataacaACTGAAATAATGCTTTGTCACATAGATATGGAAAAcgttattttaaaaccaaagttAAATTGTGtctgaaaacaaatcaatagaTTCATACCTCTGGGGAATCATCACAGACGCCAAACACATCGGCAAAATCTGTTGGACTTTTCTTCAGAGTCTGGTCAGCAGGCAGCGTGTTGTCATTGTAAGATGATACAAACTTAAAGTCACTGGTTCTGGATCCTGTTGTCAGGTAGGCATCATAATTATAGGTGCTGCGTAAAGTTCCTGTACCGTCAACATCTGCGTAATTTGGAGGAAGATAAGCTCCTGGGATGGCTACTGCTCCATCAAAtaacagtctgggctttctcctaCGACAAAACCTCACACccaagatgatgatgatgaaggtcagaAAGAAGGTGGACACAGAAACCAGTGCGATGATCAGATAAGAGGTCAACTTGGAGTTCTTCTCATCAAAagaaatgtctttcagttctgGCACTTCAGCCAAGTTATCAGAAATAAGTAAATACATTGAACAGGTGGCAGACAGAGAGGGCTGTCCATTATCTTTCACTGCAACAATCAGGTTCTGTTTCATGCTGTCAGATTCTGAAATGTCCCGCTGTGTCCTGATTTCTCCACTGTGCAAATCAATAATGAAAAGTCCAGGATCTGTGGCTTTGACTATATGATAGGACAGCCAGGCGTTCTGTCCAGAGTCTGCGTCCACTGCTATCACTTTGGACACCAGAGACCCTCCATGTGCAGCTTTGGGGACCAACTCAGTCATGAAGGAGCTGCCCTCTGGTGCTGGGTACAAAATCTGAGGAGAGTTGTCATTGATATCTGATATGAACACACTGACAGTCACGTTGCTGCTGAGTGGAGGAGAACCATTGTCTCTGGCCATCACTTGGACTTTGAAACTCCTGAACTGTTCATAATCAAATGACCTCACAGCGTGGATCACTCCTGTGTCTCCATTAACAGATAGATAGGAGGACACCGAGGCACCGTTCACCTCACCAGGTAACAGAGAATAAATCACTGTACCGTTTTGTCTCCAGTCAGGATCTCTAGCAGAAACAGTACATAAAGTGGAGCCAGGTTTGTTATTTTCACTCACATATGCGCTGTAGGACTGTTCCTCAAACACAGGTGGGTTGTCATTGATATCAGCTACAGATAAATGAATAGTTTTAGAGGAGGACAGAGGAGG
This Xiphophorus hellerii strain 12219 chromosome 23, Xiphophorus_hellerii-4.1, whole genome shotgun sequence DNA region includes the following protein-coding sequences:
- the LOC116714991 gene encoding protocadherin gamma-A12-like produces the protein MDFHKNVFLSWSCYAFFLLNVAHGDMSYSFPEEMKRGSVIGNIAKDLGLQTGALSTRRARIDTEESDKRYCDINLKSGELIVAERIDREELCGEKASCILKQELVLENPLELHRISLNVQDINDNSPQFKDDLITSEIHESADRGARFVIEEASDADVGQNSVQQYSLEKNENFILAANGNTVELVLDKELDREKQKEINLLLTALDGGSPQRSGTVVIHVTVLDANDNAPVFSQAVYKASLPENSPIGTVVITVSATDADEGVNGDVTYDFGHVKNEVMQIFNIDTKKGEICLGAAIDHEVSTSYEMRIKAKDGFGLSSYAKVIISITDVNDNAPVVSLKSLTNPIPEDTPAGTEVGIINVQDRDSENNRQVRCSIQQNVPFKLVPSIKNYYSLVTTGQLDRELVSDYNITITATDEGSPPLSSSKTIQLSVADINDNPPVFEEQSYSAYVSENNKPGSSLCTVSARDPDWRQNGTVIYSLLPGEVNGASVSSYLSVNGDTGVIHAVRSFDYEQFRSFKVQVMARDNGSPPLSSNVTVSVFISDVNDNSPQILYPAPEGSSFMTELVPKAAHGGSLVSKVIAVDADSGQNAWLSYHIVKATDPGLFSIDLHSGEIRTQRDISESDSMKQNLIVSVKDNGQPSLSATCSMYLLISDNLAEVPELKDISYDEKNSKLTSYLIIALVSVSTFFLTFIIIILGVRFCRRRKPRLLFDGAVAVPGPYFPPNYADFDPTGTLRSTSNYDAYMTTGSRTSDFKFVSSYNDNTLPADQTLKKSPTEFAIIFGDIDDSSRAKAPQQ